The genomic DNA TAAATCAGGGTCAGTCAGTTTGAAATAAAAGGTAATATGAGTTGCCAAATGCTTGAGTCAAATTTTAACACCTGTGAATGAGACAATGAATTTCATTTTAGGAAAGGTATGCAGCTCTGGCATCATGTTGTCCATCAATAGTACCAAAGCCGTTTTCTCCACCTTTCTGGTGACAGGCATACCTGGACTGGAAGCTGTGCACATCTGGATCTCTATACCCTTCTCCACCATGTTCTTCATTACCTTGGTGGGCAATGTGACCATTCTGACAGTTATTTGCAGGGAACGGACCCTCCATGTGCCTATGTACCTCTTCCTGGCCATGCTAGCAGTGTCTGACCTGGGTCTGTCCCTCTTCACTTTCCCCACAATGCTGAGGATCTTCTGGCTGGATACTCGAGAGCTCACCTTCTCTGCCTGCTTCACCCAAATGTTTTTTATTCATACCTTCCAGGATTTTGAGTCAGCTATTATACTGGCAATGGCCTTTGACCGGTATGTGGCCATTTCTCATCCATTGCGCTATTCTTCCATTCTCACCAGCAGCGCTATTTCCAGGATAGGTTTGGCCATTGTAGTGCGAACCTTGACTGTACAGGTGCCTCTCCCCATCCTTTTGCGAAGGCTGTGCTTCTGTCATTCCAATGTACTATCTCATTCCTACTGCCTGCACCCCGATATTATAAAGCTCTCTTGCTCCAACACCAGGATCAATAGCATCTTTGGACTGTTTGTGGTATTATCCACTATGGGACTTGATTTTCTCCTCATTCTCTTTTCATACATCCTGATACTGAAAACTGTCCTGAGCATTGCATCCTCTGGTGGCCGCCTCAAGGCTCTCAACACCTGTATTTCCCACATCTGTGCTGTGATTCTCTTCTTCACACCCATGATATGCCTATCTATTCTGCACCGCTTTGGCCCAAAACTTCCCTCACATATCTACGTGACCATGGCTAACATGCATTTTCTCATTCCTCCTGTAATGAACCCCATTGTGTATGTGGCGAAAACCAAACAGATACGAGATAAAATTCTGAAAGTCTTCATCAAAAAAGAACCAGAATCCCAAGTCACATTTATAACATGAATGAGCACTCTCCTCACAGAGAAAGAATGTTTCGCAAAACAAAGAGCTTGCAGGTATTCCAAATATCCACAAAAATTATGTTTGACCgacttttctaaattttatggAATATTGGGTAAGGTATcctttaaaactatttctattctCTGATTTGCACAAATGCACACtgaacaataaaaattattcaggaaattgaaaatctgaaataataaaCTATTCTCATTATTTCTTAATCCAAATTGTTGATATATTTTAGTCAGAGAAGTTTGTAGCCTGATAGTTCATCATGGACAGAGTGAATAAATTACTTGCTATTATTTATGGATACATCACCCTTTCGGTGATAACTTCTTAGTGAATATCAACTCTATCTTTGACCTTTTGAGGAGCTAGAGATATATTATGAATTAAACAAAGTTCTTGCCTTCATAGTGCTTTGTTTTCTAGATGACATTATTGTTGGAAGTAGGGAATAACAAGAAAGAAACAAGTGAATACCTAATAttgctattgaaaaaaaaagtataaaaccatGAAATTTATACTACCAACAAACTCTACCTAAATTGGATAAACCAACATTTTTCTTGCCAGACTCTAAAAATCAtcattatttggaaaaaagtatAATGTTTAATTCCAGTATTGTCAATCTGTAATTTCATATTCTATCTTTCAAATATGTTCACTCCTTGCTTTCACAGCATCTGGACTATGACTGAGATCTTTAGTCCCAAATCCCACAaaccctctctttctttctttcttttttcttttttttttttttgtatatatttttttattggagtttgatttgccaacatatagtataacacccaatgctcatcccatcaaaccctttctttctctaattccATGACAACCATTTTTATACCATCATCTTTCATATTCAGTATGGAACACACACACTCTAGGAAAAACTCCATTAGTattcattatttctgtttttttatattttgcagtTATAAACAACTTTAGAATcaacttatatatattttctactcTTACATTTGTGTTTTTGAGTTCTCCCTAAGAATAACGTTAGATTTTTCATGTAGTGACTACAAATTAATGATCTTTGattcatttgatttttcattgtctggatgtatatttttgaaatacttgGTGGTGTTTTTCATGACCCACAGTTGCAGCtgcaaatgttttcctttctcccagCCATTTATACTTCACATCagaccctttctttcctttcacatACATAAAAGAATCCAGATATGCCATCTATCTAGATATACATATCTACCTAGATGTGCCATTAAATCCTTCCaatattaaagaaagaatattatctCCTTTATTCAAAGAAGCTCAAACTATCTCCATCGCTGAATGCATTTCTTTTAATACTATCTGAGATGCTCAGTTTTGCCCTCCACcccattccttttttccccttttgtttagatgacgatgatgatgatgatgatgatgatgatgatcatgatgaaATACTTCAAGCATGAAAAAGATGCAAAAAGTAATACAACAAACATACAGATGTCACACAATTTCTACTTGGTTTTATTGAATACTTTGCCTCAATTgagtaagaaattaaaaaaaatttaactaaatCACAATAAAGGCAAAGATTGTTTTTTGTATCTTGCTGAATCATAGATGTCAAACTCAATACCCTAAAGTAATCACACAATTTGACTCTGTTGTTGATCTTCCTATTccatgttttattatatttaatgtctgtgcatgtatgtgtatataataagCACATACATAAGCATATGTAATAAACCTACATGTACTTTATAGCgctgtttttaatgattttcagaaaaatcactaatttttatatgttttagagaTGTACTCATATAGTTACatgttatttgaatatatttattttcactgatGTAAACATTCCTCTGTTCTTCACAAGATAAAAAGGAGTTCCTGAGGTTCCATTCCTCTGGGTCATTGTGCCACTTGTTTTATTTACACATTACTATTAATAGGATTGAAGAGGTTCCTAGAATTCTCTGCATAAGACCTTCTGGAGTAATTTCATCATACTTGCTATCCTTATTTATATGAGACTCTCATTTCATCCCTTGACTTCAATTCTCACATGGCtgcacaaaatttattttttcctatcttctgctgtttcaacatttttttaatttattaatttgagagagagaaagagagcataagtgggggaagggaaagagggaatgaatctttaaacagactccacactgagtgcagaggctgatgtggggctctatctcatgactctgagatcatgacttgtgccaaaaccaagagttggatgcttaactgattgagccacctaggcacttgtcaattaaatttttaacctcatttttatgtctttcttcctCCTGTGGTAGGCTGAAATTGGCCCACCAAATATCTTGACATATTAATGtgagaatgaaaatattattttacaggACTAAAGGAACTTTTTAGATATGTTTCAGTTTAGGATCTTAAAATGGGAAGGTCATCCTGAATTTTCAGAGTGGGCCTTATGTTAGAAGGAGGCAGGAggtcagagaggagagaagacagtATATTGATGGTTTTAAAGATAGAGTACTGAGTCCATGTGCCAAGGAATGCAGATACCTCCTAGTAACTGAAAAAGGGAAGACAATGGACTGTTCTTCAGCTTCCAGAAAGAACTTGACCTGCAGATACATTGATATTAGCCcagcaaaaataatttcatatatttaatccCCAGAACTATAAAATTACACTATTATTTCATGcactgagtttgtggtaatttgttatagcagtaaTAGGAAATTAATATACCTCCTTTACCAAGGATGAATTTGCTGTGCTTCCTTAATTTAGAAAccttagaaaattttttttctagtaactCCTTGTCACTAGCTGCTTtacaacagtttaaaaaatatttgactctCTCTTCATAAAATAAACCCTTACTAAATATATGACTATTCCTAGGTACTTAatctattttcctcttttggcTAAAAAATAAGCCACTTGGAAAAAATGTGCATTAATTGTCTTTTCTCCCTcttgtcaatttaaaaatatatatattataatggaatataaagcttcatggaaataaatgtgcaatttaacaaatttttataaGATGAATATCTATGTAAATATCACctaagtaaacaaataataaatgatcaACACCCAATTTTCTCTGCAGCCTTACCTGAACATAACTTCACTACTGTTGCTGCATTAAACCAGTGTGCTGAATTTTATactgtttcattgtttttttttaattgtggctaTTTATATATGCATCATTAAACAATATAGTTTGCCTATaatttaactgaaataaaaatagtttcctCTTCAATTCCATTATAGAATCAAATTTTGCCTCTAATATCCTATTGAAATTGCTCGGGCAAAGGTCACAATGAATCTAAGTACCAAGTCAAATAACCTATTTCAAATTCCATCTCCTTATCAATGGACCTCTCATCAATATTTGACATTGTTGACCACTCACTTATTATTCAATATCTGTACTCCTTGGTTTCTCTAACACTTTTCAACTCTGCTTATTCTCTGACCTCTGAATAATTTGATTCATTGCATTTTCTGGTTTAACTTATTTTGCTTGTCTCTGAATATAAATGTTTCCATATCAATTTCAAACCCAGACTCTCTCCTGAATTCTAGACAGGCTTACATATCATTCCtggataattccatttttatgctATGTGGAAATCTTAAACTCAATGAAGCCGAAATAGAATTTACTAATCCTTCTCCATCCTCAACTGCTACTTCTTTGTGCTTCTACATTTGTGTTCATTTATGTAGGTGGCATCTCCATTCACTTCTTCACTTCAGccaaaaatataaaccaaattcCATACATAATTATCACTTTCCCTCACTCATAATTTCCAATCCGTTGTTAATactgtaaatttttctttcttaatattttcaccACTTTAACATTTCCACTCCTCCTGCCTCAGCTTAGACCTTAGTAATTAAGTAGATCATTTAACCATTCTGCTGCTTGGCTTCCCTGCTTTCACTCTCAAATGACtccaaacaaaactgaaaatagccTTCAAAATCTAAAGAAGATTATGTTGCACATTCATTTAAGCTTTTCTATTACTCCTCTTCACTttcactttttttggggggatgtatattgttttttattggagttcaattttccaacatatagcataacacccagtgctcatccaatcaagtgcccccctcagtgccagtcacccagtcaccccaacccccctgcccacctccccttccaccaccccttgttcgtttctctgagttaggagtctttcattttctgtcaccttcactgatattttcactcattttctctcctttcccctcattgcctttcactaatttttatacttcccaaataaataagaccatatactgtttgtccttttccgattgatttagttcactcagcataataccctccagttccatccatgttgaggcaaatggtgggtatttgtcgtttctaatggctgagtaatattccattgtatacataaaccacatcttctttatccattcatcattcaatggacactgaggctccttccacagtttggctattgtggacattgctgctataaacatccgggtgaaggtgtcctggcgtttcactgcatctgtatctttgggatagaTCCCCAGGGGTGCAATTTCTGGGTCCTAGGgcatatctatttttaactctttaaggaacctccacacagttttcaagaGTGTGGTTGTACCAgacacattcccaccaacagtgcaagaaggttcccctttctccacattctctccaacctTTGTTGTTtactgtcttgttaattttccccattcttactggtgtgaggtggtatcaccttgtggttttgatttgtatttccctgatggcaagtgatgcagagtattttctcatgtgcttgttggccatgtctatgttttcctctgtgaaatttctgttcatgtcttttgcccatttcatgattggatagtttgtttctttgctgttgagcttaataagttctttatagatcttggatactagtcctttctctgttatgtcatttgtaaatatcttatcccattctgtaggctgtcttcaattttgttgactgtttcttttgctgtgcagaagattttatcttgattaagtcccaataattcatttttgcttttgtttcccttgccttcatagaggtaacgtgcaagaagttgctgtggccaagttcaacaagggtgttgcctgtgttgtcctctaggatttgatggattcttgtctcacatttagatctttcatccattttgagtttatctgtgtgtatggtgtaagagaatggtctagtttaattcttctgcacgtggctgt from Canis aureus isolate CA01 chromosome 23, VMU_Caureus_v.1.0, whole genome shotgun sequence includes the following:
- the LOC144295410 gene encoding olfactory receptor 51G2-like, which gives rise to MLSINSTKAVFSTFLVTGIPGLEAVHIWISIPFSTMFFITLVGNVTILTVICRERTLHVPMYLFLAMLAVSDLGLSLFTFPTMLRIFWLDTRELTFSACFTQMFFIHTFQDFESAIILAMAFDRYVAISHPLRYSSILTSSAISRIGLAIVVRTLTVQVPLPILLRRLCFCHSNVLSHSYCLHPDIIKLSCSNTRINSIFGLFVVLSTMGLDFLLILFSYILILKTVLSIASSGGRLKALNTCISHICAVILFFTPMICLSILHRFGPKLPSHIYVTMANMHFLIPPVMNPIVYVAKTKQIRDKILKVFIKKEPESQVTFIT